GTAAAAAGTAGCAGCACGGTAAAATCGCAATCCGGCATTAGTTAGAAAATAGGTGAATCGGCAAAATCGTTCACCGATGTGCCGTTTTCATCGTTTGAGAGTGCCGCCCCGGAATGACAATTTATATGAAAAAGGCTCATGGATCTTCGTGCCTCAATGTGCAGTAGTTTATATGAAAAAAAGGCTCATGGTTCATAGCTCATGCTGACATCGCTTTTCAAGAGCGTTTCCCGCTTTCCTCCTTATTGCCTTGCATCCCTTTGCCCATTTTTCATTTTTTGTTGTGACCCACCGGGTCATGGGGGTTAAGTTCTTCCCCCACCGCTTACCTGCCCTATCTTTCATTCTGTCACTTTGTTTCCAGACTTGACGAGCAAGACATGTCTTTAGACGTTTAGCTCATTGTAAATCAAGCCAGCGCTCGTTTTCACCAAGTTCATAAACCTCCACATATTTCCATATTTGCTATCTGTTTCCGGCAACTCGCTTGACGTCTAAAAACCGTGAGAGATGCATGGGAAAATGCCATTGATGTTTGGACATAGATAAACTGAAAGGAATCTTTGAAATGAACGAAAACGAAAGATGTGGATCTTACTCATGGATCCAGACAGAAAACCTAATTGTGGAGAGTTATATTCTCGATGGTTTCGCCCGTGATTCAGAAGATTGTTCTTCTAAAGGGTGTTCCGGAGGGGATTGTTCCGAGCATACTGAGGACAGTTCGGGGCATTTGCACGCGCACGAACATTATAAGAACAGCTATTACAACGACAATCGGCAATCTCTTTTTGAAAAATTTCGCCTCGCGATCGACGAGCGGCACCAAAAATATGCTGCGGGTTACCAGTGGTTCTGCAGGAAATGCGGTCATCCGTGTGCCAGTACAGAAATATGGATCCCGTGCAAGGGTAAGTTTGTAACGGCTAAGGTAATATGCCACCTCAGTTGCTTTAATCACTGGAGACTGGAAATTTATCCCGCTATCCCGGAAATAGGAAAGATGAACTGATGAAATACTTGCTTCATTTCAAATGTGACGTTTGTGGTTGGAAGTGGTCCGTCTATTGTGAATCCATGATTTCGGCTCTAAATTCCATCGCCGATGAAGGATGTCCCAAACAATGCGGAAATTTTGGAAAAATCTATCTGATGGGTCATGAGAAAACGGAGGATAATACCCTGTTGGAAATGATCGGTTGTGGAATTGGGGCTGTATGTAAATTTTAGCCCAAGCGACGTTACACGGTGGCGAAAGTTCTCACCTCATTGAACGATTCAATTCCCCCTCGATGGGGGTGCCGGCAAGTACACATCCCCCTGAATCCCCCTTCAAAGGGGGACTTCAAAATCTTCCAGACAGGATGACGACTTCTGCCGCGGTGTACCAATATTTCAACCTGAATTACGGATTGTCAGATTTGAGTTGGGTGTACCTTCTGAAGTCATGTGAAATAAGTACTGCCCGACTTATTCTCCTTTTGCTATTGTACCGGCAGCAGCGCAAAAGGGTTGAAAGATACCATCAAAATACGTAACTTACTTTTATTTATGGAAATAATATCTCCTGACACGCTATTTTTATGAAGATAGATCTCCCGAGTCTTTAGGTTTGAAATGCCCAAATAAAATATTTTACACTCTTCATAGGGGTGAGATATGATCATTAGCTCTGATCTTCTTGAGAATACGTGTAAAAATACAATCGAAACCATACTTCTATGTTTGGAACACGCTACAAAAGGAACCATCTATCACATTGGTCCCATGCCGGAACTCCAGGCAGTGCGGATCGCATCAGGGATTCGTGAAGAAAGAAGAGGGCAAATTAAGTGGGGCTTGCCCGGAGTTTCCGATTACAATGATCCCGGTAAGAGTTGGGAAGAATACCGGGACAAGCCTGGTCGTCCTTTGGAGGCGATGGGGTGGTGCGTAGAAAAGCAAAAAAGTTGGACTGCGGACAACCCGAGTGAAAACAGCCGAAGTGTTCGAAAACAGGTCTCTGGAGAATTGGAAGATACCTATCATATGGAACCTGTCCTGGTCAGTAAAAAGGATCTTTATGGAAATCGGCTCCATATGCTGGATTATCCTCTGGATTGGCAAGGGAATCCTATTTGGCAAGATACCGATTACGTCGTTGTAGCAGTTATCAAAATCCATTTCCTCCCCCTCACCATTACGCGAGGTGATCGTTCTACTAAAATCATTAAAAAGCTTTCTCGAACTCTAGGTACGCAAATGCTATCGCTCCAATTGCGGGAAAGCCTATTGAAAGGTCAAAAGGAACTGGCCCGCCAAAGGCTTCAAAGCTGCAATATCCTGGCACATGAATTGCGCAATACCCTGATGAAGCTGAGCTTCGCATTTGGGGCCATTAATGCGGAAATTAGCTTTCTCAGGGAACAGTGGGAAATTGAGCTGAGAAAGGTTTTCCCGGAACTGGAAGACAAACGGGTGATTCTTGAACGACTGAATCATTTGATTCGTTTGCGAATTCCCAGGATGAACGGATCAAAAGAATTGATACGTTTGGCTAATGAGTTGCTGACGGAGGAGAAAGAATTGAGCGACATTTCCCTCATACCTCGTCAGGCAGAGCAATGGCTCAATGAGAAGATAAAGCCGAAGTGGGATCGTTTATTATTGGAGAGCCAGGCATGGGACGCGGATAAGGAAGAGATCCAGCAGCTTTTGGAGCGTCTGAGAAAGGCCTTTTGGATTGGAACAGATAAAGATCTTGTCCGAAAGATGAATCATCTTCCTGAAGATCTGAGAATCAAATGGCCTGAACTTGCCTATACGCGATTTTGTGCAGAAAATCTCTCTCTACTGGATGAAATTCTAGAACTACTCCAGCATCCTGCGCTCAATATCCCTCATAAACAGCACACCCAAAAGATTTTCACTTGTCTGAAGGCCCTCATAAAGATTATTCCCGAAATCGAGAGACGAACCAACACGATCATTTCCTGTCTGAAAAACGGGATTTCATATGAAGATTTGTAACTACTGAGTTCGAGTTCAGCTCGGAGCATTACGAATTCGTACAGAATCGACATTCCGGGGCTGAAAGGCCGGCTTTTTGACTCCTGCTCCACCGCGTCTGAAGAATCCCATGCCCGTCCGACCAGGTTCAGAGTACCGGGAATTCATCTCATGGCTGAAGTTTCTCACACCATTTGAGACGGCAGTAACATGCATCTATAACCGCTGTCGAGATATCACCGGAATATGCTATGGAAAATGACCTTGCGAAACTCAAGCTGAGCCCGCTCTATTCCGAAGAGCTGGGTATCGTGCTTTCAGAAAATGATGACAAGGAGTATTTCAAGTGGTTTCTCGCCAGCCTGCTCTTTGGCGGCCGCATCTCGGAGACCATTGCCAAACATACCTACCAGGCCTTTGCCAGACACGATCTGCTCACGCCGGAGAAGATCCTGAAGGCTGGTTGGGATTATCTTGTCTATCCTATCATGCGCGAAGGCGGCTACGTGCGTTACGATGAACGGAAATCGACTCAGATTCTGCGCGACTGCGAAAAACTGCTGTGTGAATACAACGGCAGCCTGAAACGACTGCATGAGGCGGCGGCCGATGCCGGCGATCTTGAAGAGCAATTGCTCGATTTTTATGGCGTCGGCCCTGTGACGGTAAATATCTTTCTGCGCGAACTGAGACCGTTCTGGCACAAGGCCAACCCGGCTCCGCTCCCCATCGTGCGTGAACTGGCCGCTGCGCTTGGCATCGACCTGGATCGCTACAGCCCCAAGACGCTCACCTTCTGCCGTATCGAAGCCGGGCTGATACGACATCGTAGAAAAGAACGGCAGGGATGATCCGGGATGATGAAAAGATGATCTCCATATTTTTTGGAACCATCAACCGGAGTATAGGAGCACTCGATCATGCCATCATCGATTGAAGAGGCCGCGCTTGAATACCTGAAACGGCACTGGTCGGTCATCCCCATCAGATCTCATGACAAGCGTCCTGCTATCCGCTGGCAGGAATATCAGCATCGCCATGCCACCAAAGAAGAGGTGAACGAGTGGTTTTCACGCTGGCCGGCGAGCAATGTGGGGATCGTGACCGGTGCAATCTCGGGTCTGGTCGTACTCGATATCGATCCCAAACACGGCGGAGACGCCGGCCTGGCCGAGCTGATCCGGCATCATGGCCCTTTGCCGCAAAGCGTGGAAGCAATCACCGGCGGTGGCGGTCGCCACATCTATTTCGCCCATCCCGGCGGCATGGTGCGCAACAGAGTGGGTTTGGCGACTGGGATCGATCTGCGCGGCGACGGCGGCTGCGTGGTGGCCCCCCCTTCGCTGCACCCCTCCGGTAGGGTCTACAGCTGGCGGAAAGGGCATGCCCCCCATCAGCATGCATTGGCGCCGATGCCTGGCTGGCTTTTGCAGGAGGCGGCCGGTGAATACGAACGGCGCGGCCACCCCCTGGAATATTGGCGCAATCTGCTCAGGGAAGGTGTGCCGGAGGGGGAACGCAACAATACTATCGCCTCACTGGCGGGCCACCTGCTCTGGCATGGTGTGGACCCTCACGTGGTACAGGAGTTGTTGTTGTGCTGGAACCGGATACGGTGTCGCCCGCCGCTCTCCGATGGTGAGGTGGTGCGCACCGTCGAGAGTATCACGCACCTGCACGAAAGGCATGGCGAAGAGACGATGCCGGTGAATGAAAAGATGTGACGGAGTCGGGGTGCAATCATGGTTTTCAAAATCAGCGTAACGAAGCTTGAGCGTACTTTCCGCGCAGGGAAACATACAAAACCTGGCAAATCACTTCTCTGGCTGTCCCCCCGGGTTCTTTCTTCACAAGTACCAGGTTCTGAACACCTCCCTCCTTAACCGGCGCGATGAGCCTTCCTCCCATTTTGAGCTGGTCCAGCAAGGGAGGAGGAATTTCGAGGCAGGCCGCCGTCATGCAAATGCGGTCATAGGGGGCTTTTTCCTGGTACCCAAGCCCGCCGTCCCCGTGTACCAGGACAATGTCACTGTAGCCCGTATTCTTTAGATTATTTTCTGCAAAGGCCAGGGTTAATGAATCGATCTCAATGGAAACGACCAGGCCCTTCTCCCCGACGATTTCCCGGGCCAGAGCCGTACCGTAGCCCGACCCAAGCCCGACTTCGAGAAACCTGTGTCCTCTGTCGAGTCCCAGGGGTTCATAAAAAAGGGGATAACTGTGTGGGCAGGAAATGGTGGCCTCTTCCCCGGGCAGTGGGAGAGGGACTTCCTCATAGGCGTAGTCTTTATAGAAAAAGGGAATGAAGTCTTCCCTGGGAACCTTCAGCATCGCTGCTTTGATGCGCTCTGAGCGCAAATAGCCTTTCCGGGTGAGCCAGACCACTTTCTGCTCCCTTTCCCTGCGGAATTCTTCCCTGCTTTTAACCGGCTCTTTGGGCGGAGGAATGATCCAGCCCGGCATATATTTTCCCTTTGCGATGGTTGGTTGTTGTTCAAGTCCTCAGAAGAACTTCCCCTCACGGTGCAGGCAGGCGATGAATCTCAGCGCATCCCCCCGCCTCCCGGTAAACCCGCAGCAACCGACCTTAAGGTTTATAAAACAAGCTCCTGCAATTTTTGCAAAAGCCAGGTCCCTTGCGGTCCGTATCGATCAGGCTGTTGGAGAAATGCATCACGCAGGTTGGATCGGGACAATGCCCCAGACCTGCCAGGTGGCCGATTTCATGCACCGCCTCGGTCAGCACCCGGTGGCAAAAGACACCCCGGGTTAAGGGGCGCCCGGGGTATTCCATATGCAGCCGTTTCAGGGAAATAACGGCACAGCGGTGCAGAACATCGGCCTGGCCGAAAACGAAGTTGAGCCCTGCTTCGAACAGGTCGGCACCGATGATTGCCAGGCGAAAATCCCCTGAGGGCCCCAGTTCGCGCAGTCGCTGCAGAACCAGGGAAGCGCGGTACTGGCCGCGGGAAGGGACGAATGCGTTCTTTGGAAGACCGATCTGTTCTCCCAGTCGAACGGTGCAGGGGAAAAACCCGGCAAGCCGGCTCTCCAGCAACTCGACGACCGGGTGTTCAACATCCGCCGTGAAATAGAGCCAAATGGTTCCTTGCATGGTTGCGAAAATCGACCTAGACCAGAAGGTGGACATTTCCCAGGCGCACTCTGCTCAGTCCCTCCTCCCGGGCTGCATCCAGGCATCTTTCGGCCAGTTCCCGTGAGGTCACGGGCAGGTCAGCCATGTGGAATTGGGGGTGAAAGGCCAGCAGGCTGTAAGGGATGTTTCTGTCGATCGAGGCGATGCAGCGCGCCAGGAGACGCACTTCCTCCGCGTCGATGTAGCCTGGGACAAGCAGCGTGTTTGCGATCAACAGGGGTGGCTCCGGCCGCTCCCGAACCAGCTTGCCCGCACGGGCGAAATTTTCCAGGGTCCTTCGGTTGCTCACTCCGGTCAGAGCGATGTGCAGGTTCTCATCCCAGGCCTTGAGGTCGAACTTGATGTTGCCGCCTGATTCGAGCGCCACCTCCACCATCTTGTCGAGAACGGCCGGATGCATGGAACCGTTGGTTTCCCAGCAGATGCGCAGAATTTTTCCTTTGGCCTTTTCCCGCGCGAGCCTGGCGGCATTGAGGGAAAAAGGGGCTTGTGGCGTCGGGTCGCCGCCGAAAAAGCAGATGCATGACGTGCAGTCATCGACCGCGGCGGCCAGTTCTTCAACGGTTCGGGTTTGGGGTCTTGTGGTCAGTTCCATGAAGGACCAGTTCTGACAAAAGAGGCAGTTGAAGGAGCAGGCGTGAAAAAAGACCGCCAGGTTTTTGTAGCCGCGTTCCGGTCCCTGACGGTGGGCATACCTGGGATAGCCGGCCCCGGTACCGCCGGGACAGACCCAGTCCCCCACGCAATTGGTCGGCAAAGGGTCGTGATACCAGGAGAGCTTTCCTCGCTCGGCGGTGACGTCCTTGATTTTCCCTTTTTCGTTTCTGCGCAGTCCACAATAGCCCACCCCACCCTCGGGGATACGGCATTCGTGCACGCAGAGTCGGCAGGGAATCCCCTCCGGCGCTCTGGGCTCGGTTTCCGGAAGGCCGAAGGAAGCCCTGCTTCTGCGGTGGATCTTTAGGGCCAGCGCAAGGGCCTTGTCGGGTTTGTCCAGAATACAGCTTCGGCAGACACCGAGCTCCCTCGCGATCTCCTTTGAACTCTTTTCACAGATCTCGCACCACCCCACGTTTCAAAACCTCCCGGGGATCGCCGTGCCGCATTGCGGGCACTTGCCGTTTTTAATCGTTTCAAGGATTCCTGGGAACCCGGATGTCCCGCCCACAGAAAGCGGCCAAGATGGCCGTGCTCCCAGGGTTTCAGTTTCATCCGTTCAGAGCATAATCCGCGACGAACCCCTGATTCTCAGGCTGGCGCAGAGAATGATTGAATGATCACCGGCCGGACTTTAAAAATCCCTAAAAATACTTTTCCTCGATTTCGATTTTCGCTTCTCTCAATCGACCGTAATCCAGCTTCAACCTTTCATTGGCAATGTTTTTCTCCAATTTGATTGTATCCAGAGGTTCTCCCAGGAAGCCGAGCAAATAGGGTTTTGAAACTTTGTACACGTCTTCCCCGACCCTGAAGACATAATCACCTATCAACATGTATGCATCGATTTCAGTGCTGGTATCTTCCGTCGTTTCCGGATGTACCTTCTGCTTGACAGTCACCTTGCGTAATTCGATGTCAGCCTGAACTTTTTTGCCTTCCTTGGAAACGAGAATAAAATCCTCTAAGCGCTGAAAACCTGTTTTTTCAATAACTTCTGCCATCTTAAGAAACCTCCTGCGGTTTTTTCCTCTGACCGCTTCCAGCATGTGAACCGCGAACGCGGGTTCCACTTTACATGTAGGCCACGAACTCGGGTTCCAGGAGACCCTTCAGGATATCGCACCGGGCCACAACTCCCACCAGCTTGTCATTTCTGGTAACAGGGAGACGGATGACATTCTTTTCCTTCAAAATCTTAATGGCTTCTGTGATAGGGGTATCGGCATCGACTGTGAGAGGGTCTCGGCTCATGATGTCCTCCGCCGTAGTTTTCGCAAGCTCCTTATCCTCTAAGACAGCCTCCAACAGATCGAGCTCTGTAATCAACCCTATCACTTTTCCTTCATCGTCAGTCACGGGCATGCCACTGTAAAGGCCCGTAAGGAGCTGCATGGCAATATCCCGAGCCGAGGCATTTTTTCTGGCGGATATTACCGGTCTTACCATGACATCGGATACCTTCAAGTCTTTCATGACTGTCCCTCCTTTTTTAATGGGTGCAATGATGACGGCACTTCCCCTGGTATCTTTTCTGGTCTGCAAGATGTGATATATTTTCGTAAAGCTACTCTCCACCCGCAGCCGCGGAGTAAGCTTCTTTCATATAATCTGCTCCCGCCACGAGGACTTTGATTTTGGGAGCCCCCTCCAGGTAGGATGCCATTTCATCTTCCAGCTTGCGCCGCTCCTCGCTATTTGCCCATTTTTCCCAATCTTTTACAGAAGACCAAACCGAAAGCACCACTACCTCACGAGGATCTTCCTTGTTGACGAAAGTTTCTCCCCGTACATACCCCCTCTGCTGCATAGCCTTGATTCTGAAGTTGAGAATCGCCTGCAAATGTTCTGGATAGGGAGATCCTTTGAATTTCCTCTCGATCAGTACGTGGACATTCATGACGTCCTCCTTTTCATAGAATTGTTAACTCCTCCTTGTATTATCCCACCGACCCAAATCTTTTTCCCTGCCAAAACGGAAAGAGCTTCGGTGAAGCAACGATCTCCAATAAAAGCAAAGGGCTACATAAAAAAACCCTGCCAATCCGTTTGAAGAATGGAATCGAGTCGCTCATTGCAGAAATTCAAAGGGAGTGTGATCGTCAAGGGAAATCTCATGAAAAGATAAACAAATGAGTAGTGATTTCTTAACATTTCCGTTTCCCATGTCTTGCATGCGGTCTGAAATATCGTAGAGTTTCTACTCAAGTATCTATCTCATCAGTTAATGTGGTCAATGGGTATTGTCAATTGGGAAGGCCACAGACAAACAGTCATTGCAAGATTTTTGTGATGCGGCTCAACCTGCAGATAGTTCAGGATAAAAGAGGGGCAAGTCCGGGAAGTTGATTCTTGACAAGCCCCAGGTTTTCTACTCCCAGGGCAGGTCGACGGGTGCAGCCGCTTACCGCCTGGGAAATTCGCCACTCATCCCGCAGTTTGAAATCGCTGGTTCCATTGGGGGCCTGTACTGCGCGAAAAGTCAGATTTTTGCCGTCGACCGATACTTCCACGATGGTCTGACGGTGATCGCTGTGCGACACCCTTCCCGCATTGCCCGCATTGATCAGATAAATCCCTCCCAGATCATTGGGAATGCGCCGCCAGTGGTACACATGGGTATGCCCGACAAAGACCGCTTTGACCTTGTCTCTATGCTTGAGCAGCATGCTCCAGAAGGGGTCTGTTTCGGGATCGTCGGGAATATAGGGTTCGTGATAGGTCACAAAGATGTGTTCGGCATTTTGAGCGGATGCGATGGAATCTTCGACCCAGCGAATCATTTCGATATTATTGAAAG
This region of Desulforhabdus amnigena genomic DNA includes:
- a CDS encoding antibiotic biosynthesis monooxygenase, whose translation is MNVHVLIERKFKGSPYPEHLQAILNFRIKAMQQRGYVRGETFVNKEDPREVVVLSVWSSVKDWEKWANSEERRKLEDEMASYLEGAPKIKVLVAGADYMKEAYSAAAGGE
- a CDS encoding CBS domain-containing protein, whose product is MKDLKVSDVMVRPVISARKNASARDIAMQLLTGLYSGMPVTDDEGKVIGLITELDLLEAVLEDKELAKTTAEDIMSRDPLTVDADTPITEAIKILKEKNVIRLPVTRNDKLVGVVARCDILKGLLEPEFVAYM
- a CDS encoding archaemetzincin family Zn-dependent metalloprotease codes for the protein MQGTIWLYFTADVEHPVVELLESRLAGFFPCTVRLGEQIGLPKNAFVPSRGQYRASLVLQRLRELGPSGDFRLAIIGADLFEAGLNFVFGQADVLHRCAVISLKRLHMEYPGRPLTRGVFCHRVLTEAVHEIGHLAGLGHCPDPTCVMHFSNSLIDTDRKGPGFCKNCRSLFYKP
- a CDS encoding bifunctional DNA primase/polymerase codes for the protein MPSSIEEAALEYLKRHWSVIPIRSHDKRPAIRWQEYQHRHATKEEVNEWFSRWPASNVGIVTGAISGLVVLDIDPKHGGDAGLAELIRHHGPLPQSVEAITGGGGRHIYFAHPGGMVRNRVGLATGIDLRGDGGCVVAPPSLHPSGRVYSWRKGHAPHQHALAPMPGWLLQEAAGEYERRGHPLEYWRNLLREGVPEGERNNTIASLAGHLLWHGVDPHVVQELLLCWNRIRCRPPLSDGEVVRTVESITHLHERHGEETMPVNEKM
- the pcm gene encoding protein-L-isoaspartate O-methyltransferase, with amino-acid sequence MPGWIIPPPKEPVKSREEFRREREQKVVWLTRKGYLRSERIKAAMLKVPREDFIPFFYKDYAYEEVPLPLPGEEATISCPHSYPLFYEPLGLDRGHRFLEVGLGSGYGTALAREIVGEKGLVVSIEIDSLTLAFAENNLKNTGYSDIVLVHGDGGLGYQEKAPYDRICMTAACLEIPPPLLDQLKMGGRLIAPVKEGGVQNLVLVKKEPGGTAREVICQVLYVSLRGKYAQASLR
- a CDS encoding radical SAM protein produces the protein MGWCEICEKSSKEIARELGVCRSCILDKPDKALALALKIHRRSRASFGLPETEPRAPEGIPCRLCVHECRIPEGGVGYCGLRRNEKGKIKDVTAERGKLSWYHDPLPTNCVGDWVCPGGTGAGYPRYAHRQGPERGYKNLAVFFHACSFNCLFCQNWSFMELTTRPQTRTVEELAAAVDDCTSCICFFGGDPTPQAPFSLNAARLAREKAKGKILRICWETNGSMHPAVLDKMVEVALESGGNIKFDLKAWDENLHIALTGVSNRRTLENFARAGKLVRERPEPPLLIANTLLVPGYIDAEEVRLLARCIASIDRNIPYSLLAFHPQFHMADLPVTSRELAERCLDAAREEGLSRVRLGNVHLLV
- a CDS encoding metallophosphoesterase family protein translates to MMRRSLSIVLALLFFSVPAFAEKWSFAVVADNRSAFASYRNVLEEIQNMTVNPDHAFSPIDFVLAVGDLSPVAKNDEIYRQVFKEKAPPFFPVRGNHENADDVEYLLKKMIPALGKSVKMYDSKSINYYADWKNVRLIVLDQYSRFARSFNNIEMIRWVEDSIASAQNAEHIFVTYHEPYIPDDPETDPFWSMLLKHRDKVKAVFVGHTHVYHWRRIPNDLGGIYLINAGNAGRVSHSDHRQTIVEVSVDGKNLTFRAVQAPNGTSDFKLRDEWRISQAVSGCTRRPALGVENLGLVKNQLPGLAPLLS